TAGCGACCGCGATCGCGCGAATATTTTCTCCGATCTCATTACCTTGGGTTTTCTGTACTCGATTCCAGATTAAATAAGAACTAAAAATATAGGGTAAAAAGTTGAGGGGGTTATTATAAGCCACAAAAAAGGTTCGTTGGGAAATTATTGCCGCGATCGATAAAGCAATTAATAAAAGAGAAGAAAGAATGAGGAAAATGTATTCAGTTTTTATCCAAGTTTTTTCTTTTAATTGTAGGCGTTCTTTAATCGCGATCTTCTTATCTGCCAGAAATGACAAGAATAATAAGGAAAATAGGAAATAAAATAAGGTATCTCCTCCGGTAATTAATACCCAAATCAAATACGTTAAGCTGCTGCCAATTTTTACAAGTTCTATTTCTCCAAGGAAGACTTTTCCTGCTATGGCAATCGGAACCCAAAATCCATAAAGAATCAGCAATCGAGGTAGCCGCTTTTTATTAAAATAGTTCGGGTCTTTATCTCGTTTTTCATAAAATAAATAAAGTGATATCTGCAAAAATATGGGAACCGCTAACAAGCCGATATTGTAATAATAGAATAAGAGTAATTGCTTAAAGAAATCATTAATAGCAAAAATGCGTAATGCATCCGTGTGCCAAATCACCACTGCAACACAGCAGATCGCGCGTAGATACTCAAACCCCAGCAATGAATTGTTCTTTCTCACGAATTTTGCGTCCTTTAACTACATTTTTTAATCGTTGCCAAAGATGCGCCTTGTCGCTTGACCTGATGCACGATGGGACAATCAGGAAAAACAGTCTCTAAATTGAGGTAGTGCATAGAGAGATAGTAGTCGGGTTTCCCTTTTTTTCCATACCTTAAATCTTCTTCGATATCGAGAAATTTGAAATGAGAATCGGCATACATTTGCGCTAAATAAGGTTGTCCGCCAATTGAAATAGTCGAATTAGGTTGCGCATTCACATTCAACCATTCCATTCCCTCTCGCAAACTCAATCCCCAGTAATCGTGATCGTATTGACCGTAAGTATTTTTTAATCCGCCTGCAAGACGATTAAAATACACGTATTCATAAGGATGTACCGCGATCGCATCTACAGCAATTGGACTTAGCAACACTATAATTAAAGCAATATAAAATAATTTAAATCCTTTTTTCTGTAGCGTTTGATATATCCAAATCAAAGCTATCACACACAGAGCTGCAATTCCCGGAAGAACGAAGATAAATTGTCGTATTCCGTTATACAGTGCAGACTGTTTGAGAATTGCAACGATCGGCAAAAAGAAGATTTGCAATAACACTAAAATAGCACAAGCTTGTTGAAGCGTGTTTAACTTTTTATACTTTATTGTGAGTAAAATTAATGCCAATAATAAAGTAACTTGAAAAATTACTGGTGTGGTGATGTGAAACCATTGCGGAAGATAATACCAAGGAATTTCTGTAGCAGAGAGAGATTGTCCGGCAAAAGTGTTTTTCCCAGGCCAAGCATGGCTGGATAAATATTGTAGGGTGGCGATAAACCACTGTACTGGATTTGACCAAGAAGCGGGATGAATCAATGTTGTGGTTGCAGCCCAAGCAAAACCTATCAATAGGTAAAACTTCCAACATGAGAGGAAATAATGAAGAAACTTTCCTTTACTAATTCCTACAATAAGATGAGTTAAGGGAAGAAAAAAAAGAAGAAAAAATCCACCCACTCTGATTCCAGTGACCAAACCAATCAAAATTCCATAAAGAATAGAATAATTCGTTAGAGCATTTTTGCCCAGACGAATGTATTTAGGTTTTGCTTGTATGTAGCGATCGATTAAATAGGCTCCCAGCCAAGTTCCTAGGGTAAAGAGTGCCGCAAAAGGAACATCTTTGGGATTAAAAAAACTATGTCCCCAAAAGCGAGGAAGAAGGACGAGGAAAGGAGGTGCAATCCAGGCGAATTCCCAACCCGCCAAAATCCCAACAATTCCCGCCACAGCAATATAGGCAATCAGAGAGACAAGAAAAGTGAGTGAGTGTTTGACTTTGAGGCGTTTGTAAATCGCTTCAGCAACTCCGCGATCGCCCTCTTCTAAAGTTTGGTCTTGCAGGGGATTGTAGTTGAGTCCTTGTTGAAAAAGTTGTTGAGCTTGATAAGCAACTTCAGCCGTAAAATTGAATAAAACGCCGTAATATTTCAAATCCTTGGGAATTTCCCGACCTTTAACAATCCATTCAAAATTGTACTTAACGATCGAGATTTCAGTTCCTTCATCCCAAGATGCACCATAATTACCGACTGTTGAAAAACCTAGGAGCGCGATCGCGGCAATAACAGCCACAATTTTGAGATAAGCTCGCTGCATAAACATAGGGCTTTACTGTTGTGCAAAGATGGCTTCAGTTGCTTCGACAAAAGACCGAGCAGCGGTTTCAGGAGTAGTTTGAGCAATAATTTCGCGCGATCGCGCTCCCATCGATTCGATTAAACTGGGATCGTCGATCAACCGTAACATTTGCTCTGCAAGGTCTTCGGGATTATGGGGATCGAACAAATATCCATTTTGACCTTCTTCAATTAATTCTGCCGCCGCAGCTCCCTTAGAACAAAGAATCGGCTTGCCAAAAATCATCGCCTCTGGAACAACCATTCCCCAAACATCTTCGTAGGTGGGAAAAACAAAAACATCGGCTTGCTGAAAATAAAGCCCTAGTTTGCCATACTCAACCCATCCTGCCCAAATAACCTGCTCCTCAAATCCATTTTCTCGAATAAACGCCTCTAATTCCTCTCGTTGATCGCCTTTGCCAACAATCAGAAGGTTAAAGTTCTCAATCCCCCGTTCTTTAAGAACCGCACACGCACCCAGAAGCGTTTTAATCCCCTTCCGTTGGGTGATGCGTCCTACATAAAGAAAGGTCGGACGCTTGAGCTGCAACTCGATATCTTCCGTATTTTCCAAGCGCCGTTGCAGTGCTTTCGCGTCGGGAACCAGATAGACGCGCTTCATTATTTTCGATTCCGGTACCCCCAAAGCCTCCATTAAATACTGTTTTCCCGCTTCGCTATTAGACACGAAAGCATCAGCAAATTTTGCCAACCACTTTCTCGCCACCGTGCGAAACCCCGAATCTCGAAAGTCTGTATTCGGAGAACTCCCATCGTAGATGATTGCCAGTTTCCAACCGAAGATGGGTTTGAGGAGAACGGCAAATACAGTCCACAATGAAAATGCTTGAGGAAAAACAATATCGGGCTTAAATTTGAGCAATCGACCGATAATACTGGGAGAGACAACAATGAACCCCCGTCCGTAACCCGTTTCCACCTTTTGGGTTTCCACAAACTTGGTTTCTCCCACAATCTCAATAGCGGAACATCCCGGCTGTTCGGGATCGAACCCCGGCCAGACTTGACCGGTATAAAAGAGAGTATTGGGGTAAACTTGGGTAAATTCTCTCAAAACTGGCTGCCAGTAAGCACCGAGTTCTACGGAAGGGACGAGCCACGCAATACGAATATCTTTCATAGAATGTTTGAATGTTGGATTGATCTTCTGTTCGAGCTGCAATATCTTAGGCTTTTTTCAAGCGGCGATCGAAAAGTATCGACCACAGCAACTTGCGATAGGGAAGCAGCCAAAATACGGGCCATAATGCACCCCCGTGTCGCTTCGCAATAATTTTCCACTCTGTAAAAGATTGTAGGGTTGTATCTTGGAGCGCTAAGCCTTTCGGCGATGCAATTTTTTTCA
This Lusitaniella coriacea LEGE 07157 DNA region includes the following protein-coding sequences:
- a CDS encoding acyltransferase family protein — protein: MRKNNSLLGFEYLRAICCVAVVIWHTDALRIFAINDFFKQLLLFYYYNIGLLAVPIFLQISLYLFYEKRDKDPNYFNKKRLPRLLILYGFWVPIAIAGKVFLGEIELVKIGSSLTYLIWVLITGGDTLFYFLFSLLFLSFLADKKIAIKERLQLKEKTWIKTEYIFLILSSLLLIALSIAAIISQRTFFVAYNNPLNFLPYIFSSYLIWNRVQKTQGNEIGENIRAIAVAILAILFFAILEWRFFHHPEIFLTDELPQYARISLVLGSSLITYLFIFLKLKPISLIKFLSFCSLGIYCIHKFLPNFIGLVASKLTLLFDYNLTANIPMMSFLRFWSLLLGSIILTLVMKRIKFLKKVV
- a CDS encoding glycosyltransferase family 4 protein, whose product is MKDIRIAWLVPSVELGAYWQPVLREFTQVYPNTLFYTGQVWPGFDPEQPGCSAIEIVGETKFVETQKVETGYGRGFIVVSPSIIGRLLKFKPDIVFPQAFSLWTVFAVLLKPIFGWKLAIIYDGSSPNTDFRDSGFRTVARKWLAKFADAFVSNSEAGKQYLMEALGVPESKIMKRVYLVPDAKALQRRLENTEDIELQLKRPTFLYVGRITQRKGIKTLLGACAVLKERGIENFNLLIVGKGDQREELEAFIRENGFEEQVIWAGWVEYGKLGLYFQQADVFVFPTYEDVWGMVVPEAMIFGKPILCSKGAAAAELIEEGQNGYLFDPHNPEDLAEQMLRLIDDPSLIESMGARSREIIAQTTPETAARSFVEATEAIFAQQ